A section of the Oncorhynchus tshawytscha isolate Ot180627B linkage group LG09, Otsh_v2.0, whole genome shotgun sequence genome encodes:
- the cdkn2aipnl gene encoding CDKN2AIP N-terminal-like protein, producing MAEVEIEEFIDQNRHLATLVDTYRGISESEKHWKARREFLFRNINDFEDPHIDQLLALSMVWANNVFLGCRYSPDLLEKMKEMAEGIVVEDAPVFKTRDEIMKKKKQ from the exons ATGGCCGAGGTGGAAATCGAGGAATTCATTGATCAAAACAGGCATTTGGCCACGCTTGTAGATACATATCGTGGCATCTCAGAGAGTGAAAAACACTGGAAGGCCAGGAGGGAATTCCTATTCAGAAATATAAACGACTTTGAGGACCCACACATTGACCAGCTGCTAGCATTGTCCATGGTATGGGCCAACAACGTGTTTCTTGGCTGTCG ATACAGTCCAGACCTTCTGGAGAAAATGAAGGAAATGGCTGAAGGAATTGTGGTGGAGGATGCCCCTGTTTTCAAAACCAGAGATGAGATAATGAAAAAAAAG aaACAATGA
- the LOC112258091 gene encoding ubiquitin-conjugating enzyme E2 B isoform X2 codes for MSTPARRRLMRDFKRPVGTPFEDGTFKLVIEFSEEYPNKPPTVRFISKMFHPNVYADGSICLDILQNRWSPTYDVSSILTSIQSLLDEPNPNSPANSQAAQLYQENKREYEKRVSAIVEQSWVDS; via the exons ATGTCTACTCCCGCTAGAAGACGACTTATGAGAGATTTCAAAAG GCCTGTGGGTACACCATTTGAGGATG gaacTTTTAAACTTGTGATAGAATTTTCAGAAGAGTACCCTAACAAGCCACCCACGGTTCGATTTATCTCCAAAATGTTTCACCCAAATG TCTATGCAGATGGAAGTATATGTTTAGACATCCTTCAGAATCGTTGGAGCCCCACGTATGATGTGTCGTCCATTTTGACGTCTATCCAG TCCCTGCTGGATGAGCCGAATCCTAACAGTCCAGCCAACAGCCAGGCTGCACAGCTCTATCAAGAAAACAAGCGGGAGTACGAGAAGAGAGTTTCTGCCATCGTGGAGCAGAGCTGGGTAGACTCCTAA
- the LOC112258091 gene encoding ubiquitin-conjugating enzyme E2 B isoform X1, whose amino-acid sequence MSTPARRRLMRDFKRLQEDPPTGVSGAPSENNIMMWNAVIFGPVGTPFEDGTFKLVIEFSEEYPNKPPTVRFISKMFHPNVYADGSICLDILQNRWSPTYDVSSILTSIQSLLDEPNPNSPANSQAAQLYQENKREYEKRVSAIVEQSWVDS is encoded by the exons ATGTCTACTCCCGCTAGAAGACGACTTATGAGAGATTTCAAAAG ACTTCAAGAAGACCCCCCAACTGGCGTGAGTGGTGCTCCATCAGAGAATAACATCATGATGTGGAATGCTGTTATTTTTGG GCCTGTGGGTACACCATTTGAGGATG gaacTTTTAAACTTGTGATAGAATTTTCAGAAGAGTACCCTAACAAGCCACCCACGGTTCGATTTATCTCCAAAATGTTTCACCCAAATG TCTATGCAGATGGAAGTATATGTTTAGACATCCTTCAGAATCGTTGGAGCCCCACGTATGATGTGTCGTCCATTTTGACGTCTATCCAG TCCCTGCTGGATGAGCCGAATCCTAACAGTCCAGCCAACAGCCAGGCTGCACAGCTCTATCAAGAAAACAAGCGGGAGTACGAGAAGAGAGTTTCTGCCATCGTGGAGCAGAGCTGGGTAGACTCCTAA